The sequence GTTCAATCGCTTCGGCAATTCTATCTATGCTTTTGACACCGAGAACAGCAGAGACTCTCTCATCTATTGCTTTAAGATTCACGTGGGGCAAGCAGCCGGTAACTATTACCTTTTTTCCGCTGTCCAAGAGCTCTTTAATCCTTCTCGTCATGTGCTTTTCCGTTGGGTCTTTAACGGCGCAGGTATTCACGATGATATAGTCTGCGCTATCCAAGTCAGTTATCTCATACCCCGCCTTAAGGAGCAGGGCTTCCATTATCTCAGCGTCTGCCTTGTTCCTTGTACATCCATAGGTTTCTATGTGGACCCTCATCGCACTCAAAATATCTCGAAGCCTTTAAAAAGATATGGTAGCAAGGAGAAGTATTTAAACACCGAAGAAGAACATGAAGTGATGCAGCATGAAAGTATGCATAGTCTATGACTCCAAGCACGGGACAACGGAAAAGGTGGCGGAGGCAATAAGAGAAGCCATTGAGAAGTACGCCAGCGTAGAAGTCAAAAGGGCAAGCAATGTAGAAACCCTTAAAGACTGCGAGCTCATTATTATCGGAACCCCAATTTACTACGAGAGACCTCTAAAAAGCGTCCTTGAGTTTCTGGAGAAGCACTCTGCTGAGCTTGAAGACAAAAAGACGGCAGTTTTCATCGTTTGCTTTGCAGTTGCATTTGGAAGTCTTGTTAGATGGCACATTCAAAATCATTACATAAAACCCCTAGTTGAGAAAATTCCCGGAGAAATCATTGGTACCCTCGTGCTTAAAGGTGGGATTGGAAGTGTAAGCGAAGGCGAAATAGAGAAAGCAAAGAGATGGGCTATAAAGCTTCTAGATTTTTGATCTTCTGTCTAGGAGCCATAAGATAAACCCTATCACGCCAATAAACGCGATGATTCCGAGCATTGTTACCAAGAGGTTAGTATACACTATGAGAATTCTCGTAAGGATTATCAAAAAGATCCCCGCAATGACAAAGCCCAGGATTAGAAAGAGAGTTCCAAATTCTTCTAAGATTCTTCTAAGAGCTCTCATTTCCTCACCTCCTTTGCGGGCTGGAAGCTTCTCCCTTTACGAGAGGGCAAGTGTATATACATTTTCTTCTCATTTTTTGATTTAAAATTTTTCCAAAAATGCTTATACAGATGAAAAGTCTTAAAGATTACTAGGTGATCACATGAATATTAT comes from Thermococcus aggregans and encodes:
- a CDS encoding flavodoxin domain-containing protein, producing the protein MKVCIVYDSKHGTTEKVAEAIREAIEKYASVEVKRASNVETLKDCELIIIGTPIYYERPLKSVLEFLEKHSAELEDKKTAVFIVCFAVAFGSLVRWHIQNHYIKPLVEKIPGEIIGTLVLKGGIGSVSEGEIEKAKRWAIKLLDF